Proteins encoded together in one Marinobacter salsuginis window:
- a CDS encoding microcin C ABC transporter permease YejB, whose amino-acid sequence MGIYILRRLALIIPTLIGIMLLNFVIVQAAPGGPVEQLIAEMEGHGGSALARASGGGTGGEVADSSGDTRGSRGIPDELLKEIEVMYGFDKPAHERFFKMLGDYATFNFGDSFFREKSVIELILDKMPVSISLGLWSTLIIYFISIPLGIRKAVTDGSRFDVWTSSAIVVGYAIPGFLFAILLIVLFAGGSYFDWFPLRGLTSSNFDELTWYQKIGDYFWHLALPVTANVIGGFATLTLLTKNSFLDEIGKQYVVTACAKGLDQKEVLYGHVFRNAMLIVIASLPGVLVALFFTGSLLIEVIFSLDGLGLLGFEAALNRDYPVIFGTLYIFTLMGLILKLISDITYVLVDPRIDFESREGA is encoded by the coding sequence ATGGGCATCTATATACTCAGGCGTCTGGCACTGATCATTCCCACGCTGATCGGGATCATGCTGCTCAACTTTGTTATCGTGCAGGCCGCTCCGGGCGGCCCGGTTGAGCAGTTAATTGCGGAAATGGAAGGCCATGGAGGCAGCGCCCTTGCCCGGGCCTCTGGCGGCGGTACCGGTGGCGAGGTGGCCGATTCTTCCGGCGACACCCGTGGCTCCCGGGGCATACCGGACGAACTCCTGAAGGAAATCGAAGTCATGTATGGCTTCGACAAGCCGGCCCACGAACGCTTCTTCAAGATGCTCGGCGATTACGCCACCTTCAACTTCGGCGATTCCTTTTTTCGCGAGAAAAGCGTCATTGAGCTGATTCTGGACAAGATGCCCGTATCCATCTCACTGGGCCTCTGGTCGACGCTGATTATCTATTTCATATCCATTCCCCTGGGCATCCGCAAAGCGGTCACTGACGGCTCCCGGTTCGATGTCTGGACCAGTTCGGCCATTGTGGTGGGCTATGCGATCCCCGGCTTCCTGTTTGCCATACTCCTCATCGTGCTGTTCGCCGGCGGCAGTTACTTTGACTGGTTCCCGCTTCGCGGCCTTACTTCGTCCAATTTCGACGAGCTTACCTGGTACCAGAAAATCGGGGATTACTTCTGGCACCTGGCGTTGCCAGTGACTGCAAACGTGATTGGCGGTTTTGCCACCCTCACCCTGCTCACCAAGAACTCGTTCCTGGATGAAATCGGAAAACAGTACGTGGTGACCGCCTGCGCCAAAGGGCTGGACCAGAAAGAGGTGCTCTACGGGCATGTGTTCCGCAACGCCATGCTGATCGTGATTGCCAGTTTGCCGGGTGTTCTGGTCGCCCTCTTCTTTACGGGCTCACTGCTTATCGAGGTCATCTTCTCCCTCGACGGGCTCGGATTGCTGGGTTTTGAGGCCGCCCTGAATCGTGACTACCCGGTGATCTTCGGCACCCTGTATATCTTTACCCTGATGGGGCTCATCCTGAAGCTGATCAGCGACATCACCTATGTCCTGGTCGATCCCCGGATCGATTTTGAAAGCCGGGAGGGTGCGTGA
- a CDS encoding ABC transporter permease: protein MSFLSLTPIQQRRLRNFRKNRRGFWSLWIFLALFGLSLAAELIANDSPLIVSYKGDLYFPVIQSVPEETFGGFLPTEADYRDPFISDEISANGWMVWPPIRFSYNTINYDLEVPSPAPPSAENWLGTDDQGRDVAARVIYGFRISVLFGLTLTIASCIVGVVVGAILGFYGGKIDLLGQRFIEIWSGLPVLYLLIILSSIVQPNFWWLLGIMLLFSWMGLVDVVRAEFLRARNFEYVKAARALGLDNRKIMFRHILPNAMVATLTFLPFILTGAITGLTSLDFLGFGLPSGSPSLGELIAQGKANLHAPWLGISAFVSLSLMLTLLVFVGEAVRDAFDPRKS, encoded by the coding sequence GTGAGTTTCCTTTCCCTGACTCCAATCCAGCAGAGACGCCTGCGTAACTTCCGGAAAAACCGGCGTGGTTTCTGGTCGTTGTGGATCTTTCTGGCTCTGTTCGGTCTGTCACTGGCGGCCGAGCTGATTGCCAACGATTCTCCGCTGATCGTCTCCTATAAGGGTGACCTGTATTTTCCGGTTATCCAGTCGGTACCAGAAGAGACCTTTGGTGGTTTTCTGCCCACGGAGGCGGATTATCGGGACCCGTTTATCTCAGATGAGATCAGTGCCAATGGCTGGATGGTCTGGCCACCCATCCGGTTCAGCTACAACACCATCAATTACGATCTTGAGGTGCCCTCACCGGCGCCACCCAGTGCCGAGAACTGGCTCGGCACCGACGACCAGGGCCGGGATGTTGCCGCCCGGGTGATTTACGGTTTCCGCATCTCGGTTCTGTTTGGTCTTACCCTGACCATTGCAAGCTGCATTGTTGGCGTTGTTGTCGGTGCTATCCTGGGCTTTTACGGCGGAAAGATCGATCTGCTGGGACAGCGGTTTATCGAGATCTGGTCTGGGTTGCCGGTTCTGTATCTGCTGATCATTCTGTCCAGTATTGTGCAGCCAAACTTCTGGTGGCTGCTGGGCATCATGCTGCTGTTCAGCTGGATGGGTCTGGTGGATGTGGTCCGGGCGGAATTCCTCCGGGCCCGCAACTTCGAGTACGTCAAAGCGGCCCGAGCGCTCGGGCTGGACAACCGCAAGATTATGTTCCGGCATATCCTGCCAAACGCCATGGTGGCCACCCTCACCTTTCTGCCGTTCATTCTTACCGGAGCGATTACTGGGCTGACCTCCCTGGATTTCCTTGGCTTCGGTCTGCCCTCTGGTTCGCCCTCGCTGGGTGAACTGATCGCCCAGGGCAAGGCCAATCTGCATGCCCCCTGGCTGGGCATTTCTGCTTTTGTCTCGTTGTCGCTGATGCTCACCCTGCTGGTGTTTGTTGGCGAAGCCGTGCGCGATGCCTTTGATCCCAGGAAGAGCTGA
- a CDS encoding ABC transporter ATP-binding protein, producing the protein MNQLLQISDLSICFDQGPAAVESLSLAIREGETLALVGESGSGKSISALSILRLLDARHASYPSGQIRYRGEDLLAATEKRMRQIRGREIGMIFQEPMTSLNPLHTVEKQIGETLELHKGMRGPQARQRCLELLNLVGIQNPESKLCAYPHQLSGGQKQRVMIAMALANEPDLLIADEPTTALDVTVQKQVLELLRDLQKKLGMAILLITHDLTIVRRYADRVAVMERGKLVEEADTNTLFASPQHAYTRKLLDAEPPEAPLPPGKHAEPLLAVENLDVRFPISKSLLGKVKESFHAVQGADFQLGRGETLGIVGESGSGKTTIGHALLKLTASTGSIRLAGEELAFLNQKEFRPWRRRVQIVFQDPFGSLSPRMSIAEIVREGLEIHDADNAAEHDGKVIRALTDVGLDPEARHRYPHEFSGGQRQRIAIARALVLQPDLIILDEPTSALDRTVQKQVIELLRDIQSRYGLSYIFISHDLAVVRALSHKLLVLQHGRIVEYGNADEIFHSPRADYTRELLSAAFFYQNTTTTI; encoded by the coding sequence ATGAACCAACTGCTTCAGATCTCAGATCTCTCCATCTGTTTCGATCAGGGGCCCGCAGCGGTCGAATCGCTATCGCTGGCTATTCGGGAAGGAGAAACCCTGGCGCTAGTAGGCGAAAGCGGCTCCGGAAAATCCATTTCCGCGCTTTCGATCCTTCGGCTTCTTGATGCACGCCACGCCAGCTACCCCAGCGGGCAAATCCGGTACCGGGGCGAAGACCTGCTGGCTGCTACAGAAAAGCGAATGCGCCAGATTCGTGGCCGGGAGATCGGCATGATCTTCCAGGAACCGATGACATCCCTGAATCCGTTGCACACCGTGGAAAAGCAGATTGGCGAAACCCTGGAGCTGCACAAGGGGATGCGTGGTCCCCAGGCCAGGCAGCGATGCCTGGAACTGCTGAACCTTGTGGGGATACAGAATCCGGAGTCCAAGCTGTGTGCTTACCCTCACCAGTTGTCGGGCGGACAGAAGCAGCGTGTGATGATCGCCATGGCCCTGGCCAACGAGCCAGACCTGTTGATCGCGGATGAGCCCACCACCGCGCTGGATGTCACCGTCCAGAAGCAGGTTCTGGAGCTGCTCCGGGATCTGCAGAAGAAACTGGGAATGGCCATCCTTCTGATCACCCACGATCTGACCATCGTACGACGCTACGCAGACCGGGTGGCGGTGATGGAGCGCGGAAAGCTCGTGGAAGAAGCCGATACCAACACCCTTTTCGCCAGCCCACAGCATGCCTACACCCGAAAGCTGCTGGATGCCGAACCTCCGGAAGCGCCCCTGCCCCCTGGAAAACACGCAGAGCCGTTGCTGGCCGTCGAGAACCTGGACGTGCGCTTCCCGATCAGCAAAAGCCTTCTGGGCAAGGTAAAGGAATCCTTCCACGCCGTCCAAGGTGCGGATTTCCAGCTCGGTCGGGGAGAAACTCTTGGTATTGTCGGGGAAAGCGGCAGCGGCAAAACCACCATAGGCCATGCCTTGCTGAAGCTTACCGCAAGCACTGGAAGTATCCGCCTTGCCGGCGAAGAACTGGCATTTCTCAACCAGAAGGAATTCCGGCCCTGGCGTCGGCGTGTCCAGATCGTCTTCCAGGACCCGTTCGGTAGCCTGAGCCCGAGAATGTCCATCGCAGAAATCGTCCGCGAGGGGCTGGAGATCCACGATGCGGATAACGCCGCCGAACACGATGGGAAAGTCATACGTGCGCTGACCGATGTCGGCCTGGATCCCGAGGCGCGTCACCGGTACCCCCATGAATTCTCCGGCGGCCAGCGTCAGCGCATTGCCATTGCCCGGGCACTGGTACTGCAGCCCGACCTGATCATTCTGGATGAACCCACTTCTGCCCTGGACCGCACGGTACAGAAGCAGGTCATTGAACTGTTGAGGGATATCCAGTCCCGTTATGGTCTAAGCTATATCTTTATCAGCCATGACCTGGCCGTTGTACGCGCCCTGAGCCACAAACTCCTGGTTCTACAACACGGCCGGATCGTGGAATACGGTAATGCGGATGAGATCTTCCATTCACCTCGCGCGGACTACACCCGTGAGCTGCTGAGTGCCGCGTTCTTTTACCAGAACACAACTACGACTATTTGA
- a CDS encoding enoyl-ACP reductase FabI has protein sequence MGILSGKKALIVGVASKLSIAYGIAEAFAREGAELAFTYQNEKLQPRVEKFAEQWGSTLTFPCDVASDEEIENVFKELGKHWDNIDIIVHAVGYAPGHELDGNYVDVTTRDGFRIAHDISSYSFVALAKGARSMMHEGSSLITLSYLGAERVLQNYNVMGLAKASLEANVRYMAASLGRDGIRVNGISAGPIKTLAASGIKSFRKMLAENAKRAPLRRNVTIDEVGNAAAFLGSDMASGITGEIMYVDAGFNITGMAELEE, from the coding sequence ATGGGAATCCTCAGTGGCAAAAAAGCACTGATCGTTGGCGTAGCCAGCAAACTGTCCATTGCTTACGGCATCGCCGAGGCATTTGCCCGCGAAGGCGCTGAACTGGCTTTCACCTACCAGAACGAAAAGCTCCAGCCACGTGTTGAGAAATTCGCCGAGCAATGGGGCAGCACACTGACCTTCCCCTGCGATGTTGCCAGCGATGAAGAGATTGAAAATGTCTTCAAGGAACTGGGCAAGCACTGGGACAATATCGACATTATTGTTCATGCCGTTGGCTATGCTCCGGGTCACGAGCTGGACGGCAACTATGTTGACGTTACCACCCGTGACGGGTTCCGTATTGCACACGACATCAGCTCCTACAGCTTCGTGGCCCTGGCCAAGGGCGCCCGCAGCATGATGCACGAGGGCAGCTCGCTCATTACCCTGAGTTACCTGGGCGCCGAGCGGGTTCTGCAGAATTACAACGTAATGGGCCTGGCCAAGGCATCCCTGGAAGCCAACGTTCGTTACATGGCTGCCAGCCTGGGCCGTGATGGTATTCGCGTTAACGGCATTTCCGCCGGCCCGATCAAGACCCTGGCTGCCTCCGGTATCAAGAGCTTCCGCAAGATGCTGGCTGAAAACGCCAAACGCGCACCGCTGCGCCGCAACGTCACCATCGACGAAGTGGGCAACGCCGCCGCGTTCCTGGGCTCCGATATGGCCTCCGGTATTACCGGCGAGATCATGTACGTGGACGCGGGCTTCAACATTACCGGAATGGCGGAACTGGAAGAGTAA
- a CDS encoding PilZ domain-containing protein, producing MADNDYTFGTRNDPPFEKDNRADYRLTARARAVLELESGLPEEETPEATELVCGIRDISASGLCLSSGEPLSLGALLPAGVSLGNHNEPFTLMVEVVWCRPNESGFLVGVRIIESDETAYVEWVEAVASAMDQG from the coding sequence ATGGCAGACAACGATTACACCTTTGGAACCCGGAATGATCCTCCCTTTGAGAAGGACAACCGCGCTGATTACCGCCTGACCGCCAGAGCCCGTGCAGTTCTCGAACTTGAATCCGGCTTACCGGAAGAGGAAACGCCGGAGGCCACGGAGCTTGTCTGCGGAATTCGGGATATTTCTGCGAGCGGCCTTTGTTTGTCTTCCGGGGAGCCCCTGTCCCTTGGCGCCCTGTTACCAGCAGGCGTATCACTCGGTAACCATAACGAGCCTTTCACCTTGATGGTCGAGGTGGTCTGGTGCAGGCCGAATGAGTCGGGGTTCCTGGTGGGCGTGCGGATCATCGAATCCGATGAAACCGCCTACGTTGAATGGGTAGAGGCTGTGGCGTCCGCGATGGACCAGGGTTGA
- a CDS encoding DUF1631 family protein, translating into MSQNRQRPKDVPSVATVSGKIDDVLAGIRVPDLPYPAGKLEPESVSDWRPLLISCWSEQRDERVTHLIRSVHLEWSARQVNAAYVADRIMDVFLKTSGLHPSLARRVARLRFYLAWRMDLEGKKAFSGPVLSWLDSLQEWRGWSDSGGRSSRVLLDQLDSLVIAVSASFESGSTDPVEAFCHQWQEESARRDAQAGKLRQRLLETEQGAAKQRKADQTARALVGRALQGRRLPMPIVRFILDYWQGLLKQSVWDAGLEGETFRHGSKLLEWLVWIGDPSLSDKDRNRLYHVGEQIGDRLLDVWKRVYNQALPADSLAGIEGVMVSRLRGETPELVDALPAAGGFQWDSSWLSFEVPTEQAFKPFEGQWFVEGEGGAEQRRYFYAFLTESAEILWTNGAGVKLGLQTWTDFQAALEKEQIRPLPKLTPFGTVLAETVELLAGVCDKQRRQREQAAEAARLRAEELRREKEAAEARRRAEEAEREAELERQRQAAEEQRIADEKAEEARIRKERTLLAEKQVDAIKLGGWIVVEPNETSDEPARLKLAVRINASRKLVFVDRLGLNRREFLEDALVEGIVEGRIRVLGTSAEFDDTLSRVVGRIRVGRN; encoded by the coding sequence ATGTCGCAAAACAGGCAGAGACCGAAGGATGTGCCTTCCGTTGCAACGGTTTCAGGTAAGATAGACGATGTCCTGGCCGGCATACGTGTTCCTGACCTCCCTTACCCGGCGGGCAAGCTCGAACCAGAGTCTGTCAGCGACTGGCGCCCGCTTCTGATTTCATGCTGGTCCGAACAACGGGACGAGCGCGTCACCCACCTCATCCGGTCCGTCCATCTCGAGTGGTCAGCGCGTCAGGTGAACGCGGCTTATGTTGCCGACCGGATCATGGATGTCTTCCTGAAAACCAGTGGTTTGCACCCAAGTCTCGCGCGACGCGTAGCGAGACTGCGGTTTTATCTTGCCTGGCGCATGGACCTCGAGGGCAAGAAAGCTTTCAGCGGCCCCGTGCTTTCCTGGCTGGACAGTCTGCAGGAGTGGCGGGGCTGGAGCGACTCTGGCGGGCGTTCATCAAGGGTGCTTCTGGACCAGCTGGATTCGCTGGTTATTGCGGTGTCGGCCAGCTTTGAATCCGGCAGCACGGACCCTGTGGAAGCCTTCTGTCACCAATGGCAGGAAGAGTCGGCCCGAAGGGACGCCCAGGCCGGAAAGCTACGCCAACGCCTGCTGGAGACGGAGCAGGGTGCTGCCAAACAGCGCAAGGCCGACCAGACTGCCCGCGCCCTTGTTGGCCGGGCTCTTCAGGGTCGCAGGCTTCCCATGCCGATCGTGCGGTTTATCCTCGATTACTGGCAGGGGCTGCTCAAGCAGTCCGTCTGGGACGCCGGTCTGGAAGGTGAGACTTTTCGGCATGGCAGCAAGCTTCTCGAGTGGCTGGTCTGGATCGGTGATCCTTCGCTTTCTGACAAAGACAGAAATCGCCTCTATCACGTTGGCGAACAGATCGGCGACCGACTTCTTGATGTCTGGAAACGGGTGTATAACCAGGCTCTTCCGGCGGACTCCCTGGCAGGAATCGAAGGCGTGATGGTCTCGCGACTCAGAGGAGAAACGCCAGAGCTGGTCGATGCGTTACCCGCAGCAGGTGGGTTTCAGTGGGATAGCAGTTGGCTGAGCTTTGAGGTACCGACTGAGCAGGCCTTTAAACCGTTCGAGGGGCAGTGGTTTGTCGAAGGCGAAGGGGGAGCGGAGCAGCGCCGGTATTTCTATGCCTTTCTGACCGAATCGGCAGAAATCCTTTGGACTAACGGTGCTGGTGTAAAACTGGGCCTGCAGACCTGGACTGATTTCCAGGCCGCTCTGGAAAAAGAACAGATCCGCCCCCTGCCGAAACTGACGCCATTTGGAACCGTATTGGCGGAGACCGTCGAACTGCTGGCGGGTGTTTGCGATAAACAGCGCCGGCAGCGGGAACAGGCTGCAGAGGCCGCGAGGCTCAGGGCCGAGGAGCTGCGTCGGGAGAAAGAAGCCGCAGAAGCTCGCCGCAGGGCGGAGGAAGCGGAGCGCGAAGCAGAGCTGGAGCGCCAGCGTCAGGCGGCCGAAGAGCAGCGCATCGCCGATGAAAAGGCCGAGGAGGCGCGGATCCGGAAGGAGCGCACCCTGTTGGCTGAAAAACAGGTAGACGCCATCAAGCTGGGCGGCTGGATCGTGGTTGAACCGAATGAAACTTCGGATGAGCCGGCCCGCCTGAAGCTGGCCGTACGCATCAATGCGTCCAGAAAGCTGGTGTTTGTCGACCGTCTGGGCCTCAATCGTCGTGAATTTCTTGAGGACGCCCTTGTAGAGGGTATTGTCGAAGGTCGGATCCGGGTTCTTGGAACCTCCGCAGAATTTGATGACACCCTCAGCAGGGTGGTTGGCCGAATCCGTGTGGGCCGAAACTGA
- a CDS encoding 3-deoxy-7-phosphoheptulonate synthase, whose protein sequence is MSGNKLENLNVASQEALITPEALKKEMPLSDKAAETVSKGRQAIYDIMDGKDHRLFVVVGPCSIHDVEAARDYAARLKKLADEVSDTLLIVMRVYFEKPRTTVGWKGLINDPHLNDTFDIEQGLHIGRRLLLDINELGLPAATEALDPISPQYLQDTIAWSAIGARTTESQTHREMSSGLSMAIGFKNGTDGSLDVAVNAMKSVSHPHSFLGIDQQGQVAIIRTKGNNYGHVVLRGGGGKPNYDSVSVALCEQALDKAGLRKSMMIDCSHANSSKDPAIQPLVMQDVTHQILEGNTSIQSLMVESNINWGNQSIPENLADLKYGVSVTDACIDWPTTEKAIRDMRDKLKDVLPKRKIG, encoded by the coding sequence ATGTCGGGCAACAAACTAGAGAATCTGAATGTGGCGAGCCAGGAAGCACTGATCACTCCTGAAGCGCTAAAGAAGGAGATGCCACTCTCCGACAAGGCCGCAGAAACCGTCTCAAAGGGCCGCCAGGCCATCTATGACATCATGGACGGCAAAGACCACCGGCTATTCGTGGTGGTGGGCCCCTGCTCCATTCACGATGTAGAAGCGGCCCGGGATTACGCCGCGCGCCTGAAGAAGCTTGCCGATGAAGTCAGCGATACGCTTCTGATCGTTATGCGTGTCTATTTTGAGAAGCCTCGTACAACCGTTGGCTGGAAAGGTCTGATCAACGATCCGCACCTGAACGACACCTTTGATATTGAGCAGGGCCTCCACATCGGTCGTCGCCTGCTGCTGGATATCAACGAGTTGGGCCTCCCCGCAGCCACCGAAGCACTGGATCCGATTTCCCCGCAGTACCTGCAGGACACCATTGCCTGGTCCGCTATCGGCGCCCGTACTACTGAGTCACAGACCCATCGGGAAATGAGCAGCGGCCTTTCCATGGCAATCGGTTTCAAGAATGGCACTGATGGCAGCCTTGATGTTGCCGTGAACGCCATGAAGTCGGTTTCCCATCCTCACAGTTTCCTGGGCATTGATCAGCAGGGCCAGGTGGCGATTATCCGCACCAAGGGCAACAATTACGGGCACGTTGTTCTTCGCGGCGGCGGCGGCAAACCCAACTACGACTCGGTAAGCGTCGCCCTCTGCGAGCAGGCGCTGGATAAAGCAGGCTTGCGCAAATCGATGATGATTGACTGCAGCCACGCCAACTCAAGCAAGGATCCGGCTATCCAGCCGCTGGTCATGCAGGACGTAACCCACCAGATTCTGGAAGGCAATACCTCCATCCAGAGCCTTATGGTAGAAAGCAACATCAACTGGGGTAACCAGTCCATTCCCGAGAATCTGGCCGATCTCAAATACGGCGTGTCGGTAACCGACGCCTGTATCGACTGGCCAACCACGGAGAAGGCGATCCGGGACATGCGCGACAAACTCAAGGATGTACTGCCCAAGCGCAAAATCGGCTGA